Proteins from one Oncorhynchus masou masou isolate Uvic2021 chromosome 12, UVic_Omas_1.1, whole genome shotgun sequence genomic window:
- the LOC135549000 gene encoding uncharacterized protein LOC135549000 translates to MFGQVQVRPLAGSHKNIQTCPEATPVLLSCWKNPGRCPEHWALSGTLGAVRNPGRCPEPWALSGTLGAVRNPGRSPEPWALSGTLGAVRNPGRCPQHWALSGTLGAVRNPGRCPEHWALSGTLGAVRNPGRCPEPWALSGTLGAVRNPGRCPEPWALSATLGAVRNPGRCPEPWALSGTLGAVRNTGRCPQHWALSATLGAVRNTGRCPQHWALSATLGAVRNPGRSPEPWALSGTLGAVRNPGRCPQPWALSATLGAVRNTGRCPQHWALSATLGAVRNTGRCPEPWALSGTLGAVRNPGRCPQHWALSGTLGAVRNPGRCPEPWALSGTLGAVRNPGRCPQHWALSATLGAVRNPGCCLNLELVQEQQGST, encoded by the exons atgtttggacaggttcaagtccggcctctggcGGGGTCACACAAGAACAttcagacttgtcctgaagccactcctgtgttgttgtcctgttggaag AACCCTGGGCGCTGTCCGGAACACTGGGCGCTGTCCGGAACACTGGGCGCTGTCCGGAACCCTGGGCGCTGTCCGGAACCCTGGGCGCTGTCCGGAACCCTGGGCGCTGTCCGGAACCCTGGGCGCTCTCCGGAACCCTGGGCGCTGTCCGGAACACTGGGCGCTGTCCGGAACCCTGGGCGCTGTCCGCAACACTGGGCGCTGTCCGGAACCCTGGGCGCTGTCCGGAACCCTGGGCGCTGTCCGGAACACTGGGCGCTGTCCGGAACACTGGGCGCTGTCCGGAACCCTGGGCGCTGTCCGGAACCCTGGGCGCTGTCCGGAACCCTGGGCGCTGTCCGGAACCCTGGGCGCTGTCCGGAACCCTGGGCGCTGTCCGCAACACTGGGCGCTGTCCGGAACCCTGGGCGCTGTCCGGAACCCTGGGCGCTGTCCGGAACCCTGGGCGCTGTCCGCAACACTGGGCGCTGTCCGCAACACTGGGCGCTGTCCGCAACCCTGGGCGCTGTCCGCAACACTGGGCGCTGTCCGCAACACTGGGCGCTGTCCGCAACCCTGGGCGCTGTCCGGAACCCTGGGCGCTCTCCGGAACCCTGGGCGCTGTCCGGAACCCTGGGCGCTGTCCGGAACCCTGGGCGCTGTCCGCAACCCTGGGCGCTGTCCGCAACCCTGGGCGCTGTCCGTAACACTGGGCGCTGTCCGCAACACTGGGCGCTGTCCGCAACACTGGGCGCTGTCCGCAACACTGGGCGCTGTCCGGAACCCTGGGCGCTGTCCGGAACCCTGGGCGCTGTCCGGAACCCTGGGCGCTGTCCGCAACACTGGGCGCTGTCCGGAACCCTGGGCGCTGTCCGGAACCCTGGGCGCTGTCCGGAACCCTGGGCGCTGTCCGGAACCCTGGGCGCTGTCCGGAACCCTGGGCGCTGTCCGCAACACTGGGCGCTGTCCGCAACACTGGGCGCTGTCCGGAACCCTGGGTGCTGTCTGAACCT CGAGCTGGTACAGGAGCAGCAGGGCTCTACATGA